The following coding sequences are from one Musa acuminata AAA Group cultivar baxijiao chromosome BXJ1-6, Cavendish_Baxijiao_AAA, whole genome shotgun sequence window:
- the LOC135676610 gene encoding chitinase 6-like, producing MAHQNRMAFLLGLLLAGVIAVAGQNCGCSSDLCCSKWGYCGTGSDYCGAGCQSGPCEASPPANDVSVADIVTQSFFDGIIGQADGGCAGKSFYTRDAFLSALGSYTSFGRVGTADDSKREIAAFFAHVTHETGHFCYIEEIDGASKDYCDETNTQYPCVAGKGYYGRGPIQLSWNFNYGPAGESIGFDGLGAPETVANDVVISFKTALWYWMNNCHSLITSGQGFGATIRAINGALECDGKNPATVNARVGYYKDYCSQFGVDTGDNLTC from the exons ATGGCACATCAGAACAGGATGGCGTTTCTGCTAGGCCTCCTCCTTGCCGGAGTTATCGCCGTGGCCGGCCAGAACTGCGGCTGCTCTTCCGACCTTTGCTGCAGCAAGTGGGGCTACTGCGGCACCGGCAGCGACTACTGCGGCGCCGGGTGCCAGTCGGGGCCGTGCGAGGCTTCTCCTCCTGCTAACGACGTCTCGGTGGCCGACATCGTGACGCAGAGCTTCTTCGACGGCATCATCGGCCAGGCTGACGGCGGGTGCGCCGGCAAGAGCTTCTACACGCGCGACGCCTTCCTGAGTGCGCTCGGCTCCTACACCAGCTTCGGCCGCGTCGGCACGGCCGACGACTCCAAGCGGGAGATCGCCGCCTTCTTCGCGCACGTCACGCATGAGACCGGAC ATTTCTGCTACATAGAGGAGATCGACGGCGCATCGAAGGACTACTGCGACGAGACGAACACCCAGTACCCATGCGTGGCGGGGAAGGGCTACTACGGCCGCGGCCCCATCCAGCTGTCGTGGAACTTCAACTATGGCCCCGCCGGGGAAAGCATCGGGTTCGACGGCCTCGGCGCGCCAGAGACGGTCGCCAACGACGTCGTCATCTCCTTCAAGACCGCCTTGTGGTACTGGATGAACAACTGCCACTCGCTCATAACCTCTGGCCAGGGATTCGGAGCCACCATTCGAGCAATCAACGGCGCTCTCGAGTGCGACGGCAAGAACCCAGCGACAGTCAACGCCCGCGTCGGGTACTACAAGGACTACTGCAGCCAGTTTGGCGTTGACACCGGAGACAACCTCACTTGCTAA